A region from the Janthinobacterium agaricidamnosum genome encodes:
- a CDS encoding DUF4149 domain-containing protein translates to MLGRVRFLVATLWAGSLWTIGFVVAPTLFGTLSDRVLAGNIAGSMFRAEAWLSIVCALVLLALLQWAPGALELKRRRLLGALVLSMLVCALLSHFGITPLMAELKAQAPSGIMDEAMRSRFGMLHGVSTLIFAVQSLLAGVLIWKQQ, encoded by the coding sequence ATGCTGGGCCGCGTGCGCTTCCTCGTTGCCACCCTGTGGGCGGGCAGCCTGTGGACCATCGGCTTCGTCGTGGCGCCCACCCTGTTCGGCACCCTGAGCGACCGCGTGCTGGCAGGAAACATCGCCGGCAGCATGTTCCGCGCCGAGGCGTGGCTGTCCATCGTCTGTGCGCTGGTACTGCTGGCCTTGCTGCAATGGGCGCCCGGTGCGCTGGAGCTCAAGCGCCGCCGCCTGCTGGGTGCGCTGGTGCTGTCCATGCTGGTGTGCGCGCTGCTCAGCCATTTCGGCATCACGCCGCTGATGGCCGAACTCAAGGCGCAAGCGCCGTCGGGCATCATGGACGAGGCCATGCGCAGCCGCTTCGGTATGCTGCATGGCGTGTCGACCCTGATCTTTGCCGTGCAGAGCCTGCTGGCGGGCGTATTGATCTGGAAACAGCAGTAA
- the folP gene encoding dihydropteroate synthase, translating into MRHYLQFGRFGFNLSGAQALVMGILNITPDSFSDAGQYQHLEFALSRAEQMMLDGADIIDIGGESSRPGAPPLPLQDELARVMPVLYALRDCGKPLSVDTYKPEVMREAILAGADMINDINGFRAPGAIEAVRDSDCALCIMHMQNVPETMQAQPQYDDVVREVIDFLRERIDTMTAAGIARERLCVDPGFGFGKTVEQNYALLRATRQLRSELDLPVLAGLSRKSMIGAVTGRPVEQRLAGSVAGALAAVAQGAEIIRVHDVAETVDALKVWRMAH; encoded by the coding sequence ATGCGACACTATTTGCAATTCGGCCGTTTCGGCTTCAACCTGTCCGGCGCGCAGGCGCTGGTGATGGGCATCCTGAACATCACGCCCGACTCGTTTTCCGATGCGGGCCAGTATCAGCACCTGGAATTTGCCCTGTCGCGCGCCGAGCAGATGATGCTTGATGGCGCCGACATCATCGATATCGGCGGCGAATCGAGCCGCCCCGGCGCGCCGCCGCTGCCGCTGCAGGACGAGCTTGCGCGCGTCATGCCGGTGCTGTACGCCTTGCGCGACTGCGGCAAGCCCTTGTCCGTCGACACGTACAAGCCGGAAGTCATGCGCGAAGCCATCCTGGCGGGCGCCGACATGATCAACGACATCAACGGTTTTCGCGCGCCAGGCGCCATCGAGGCCGTGCGGGACAGCGATTGCGCGCTGTGCATCATGCACATGCAAAACGTGCCAGAAACCATGCAAGCCCAGCCGCAGTACGACGACGTGGTGCGCGAAGTCATCGACTTCCTGCGCGAACGCATCGACACCATGACGGCGGCCGGCATCGCCCGCGAACGCCTGTGCGTAGATCCCGGCTTCGGCTTTGGCAAAACGGTGGAGCAGAACTACGCTTTATTGCGCGCCACGCGCCAGCTGCGCAGCGAGCTGGACCTGCCTGTGCTGGCGGGCCTGTCGCGCAAGTCGATGATCGGCGCCGTGACGGGACGTCCCGTCGAGCAGCGCCTGGCCGGCAGTGTTGCCGGTGCGCTTGCGGCGGTAGCGCAAGGCGCGGAAATTATTCGTGTGCATGATGTAGCAGAAACCGTCGATGCCCTGAAGGTCTGGCGCATGGCGCACTGA
- a CDS encoding YhbY family RNA-binding protein: MLKLTPVERSALRAEAHALKPIVIIGEAGLTPAVLKEIDLGLDSHGLIKVRVFGDDREARVGMYDTICGNLGAAPVQHIGKLLVIYRPKKEVVKEKVSAGKGMREVTIVKASASGTKRPSVTKVMIKGNERVTEGGSIKRAKPRQKSAKKSALGSK; this comes from the coding sequence ATGCTAAAACTTACACCCGTAGAGCGCAGCGCACTGCGCGCCGAAGCACACGCGCTGAAGCCTATCGTCATCATTGGCGAAGCGGGCTTGACACCTGCTGTCCTCAAAGAGATCGACCTTGGCCTGGATTCGCACGGCCTGATTAAAGTCCGCGTGTTCGGCGACGACCGCGAAGCCCGCGTCGGAATGTACGATACGATTTGCGGCAATCTCGGCGCCGCCCCGGTACAACATATTGGCAAACTGCTGGTAATCTACCGTCCGAAAAAAGAAGTGGTTAAGGAGAAGGTCAGCGCCGGCAAAGGCATGCGCGAAGTGACCATCGTCAAGGCCAGCGCCAGCGGCACCAAGCGCCCGAGCGTGACGAAAGTCATGATCAAGGGCAATGAGCGCGTTACCGAAGGCGGTTCCATCAAGCGTGCCAAGCCACGTCAGAAAAGCGCCAAGAAAAGCGCACTGGGCAGCAAGTAA
- the ftsH gene encoding ATP-dependent zinc metalloprotease FtsH: MNNMFSKSAIWVVVLLLLFMLFKQFDSHGATGGSKAIAYSDLLDEVKAKRVKDVVIEGSSITAKLMDDTKVRTTATSLDKGLIGDLRDNGVHFDVRPPEEASFLQTIFVSWFPMLLLIGVWVFFMRQMQGGGKGGAFSFGKSKARMMDEASNTVTFADVAGCDEAKEEVNEVVDFLKDPSKFQKLGGRIPRGVLMVGPPGTGKTLLARAIAGEAKVPFFSISGSDFVEMFVGVGASRVRDMFENAKKHSPCIIFIDEIDAVGRHRGAGMGGGNDEREQTLNQLLVEMDGFEANSGVIVVAATNRADVLDKALLRPGRFDRQVSVGLPDIRGREQILNVHMRKVPIGTDVKADILARGTPGFSGADLANLVNEAALFAARRSKRLVEMADFEDAKDKIYMGPERKSMIIREEERRNTAYHESGHAVVAKLLPKADPVHKVTIMPRGWALGLTWQLPEHDNLSAYKDKMLEEISILFGGRIAEEIFVGQMSTGASNDFSRATKLARSMVTRFGMSDSMGVMVYEDSENEGFFGGATKTISEATQQKVDAEIRNILDKQYALARTLLEGNRDKVEMMTKALLEWETIDAEQINDIMAGLEPRPPKVIPPRRNAGDSGTGGISPNVTAPA, encoded by the coding sequence GTGAATAACATGTTTTCCAAATCTGCCATCTGGGTAGTCGTATTGCTGCTGTTGTTCATGCTGTTCAAGCAATTCGACAGTCATGGCGCCACAGGCGGCAGCAAGGCCATCGCTTATTCCGATTTGCTGGATGAAGTCAAAGCCAAGCGCGTCAAAGATGTCGTGATCGAAGGTTCGTCGATCACCGCCAAGCTGATGGACGACACCAAGGTGCGTACCACTGCCACCAGCCTCGACAAGGGCCTGATCGGCGACTTGCGCGACAATGGCGTGCATTTCGATGTGCGTCCGCCCGAGGAAGCGTCTTTCCTGCAAACTATTTTTGTTTCCTGGTTCCCCATGCTGCTGTTGATCGGCGTCTGGGTCTTCTTCATGCGTCAGATGCAAGGCGGCGGCAAGGGCGGGGCATTCTCGTTCGGCAAGTCGAAGGCGCGCATGATGGATGAAGCCAGCAACACCGTCACCTTCGCCGATGTCGCCGGTTGCGACGAAGCGAAAGAAGAAGTCAACGAAGTGGTCGACTTCCTCAAGGATCCGAGCAAATTCCAGAAACTGGGCGGCCGTATTCCCCGCGGCGTGCTGATGGTCGGTCCTCCTGGCACGGGTAAAACCCTGCTGGCGCGCGCCATCGCCGGCGAAGCCAAGGTGCCGTTCTTCTCGATTTCCGGTTCTGACTTCGTGGAAATGTTCGTCGGCGTGGGTGCCAGCCGCGTGCGCGACATGTTCGAAAACGCGAAAAAGCATTCGCCATGCATCATCTTCATCGATGAGATCGACGCTGTCGGTCGTCACCGCGGTGCCGGCATGGGCGGCGGCAATGACGAGCGCGAACAGACCCTGAACCAGTTGCTGGTCGAGATGGACGGTTTTGAAGCGAACTCCGGCGTCATCGTCGTGGCCGCCACCAACCGCGCCGACGTGCTCGACAAAGCCTTGCTGCGTCCGGGCCGCTTCGACCGCCAGGTGTCCGTCGGCTTGCCCGATATCCGCGGCCGCGAACAGATCTTGAACGTGCACATGCGCAAAGTGCCTATCGGTACCGATGTGAAAGCCGATATCCTGGCCCGCGGTACGCCTGGTTTCTCGGGTGCCGACCTGGCCAATCTGGTCAACGAGGCAGCCTTGTTCGCCGCCCGCCGCAGCAAGCGCCTGGTGGAAATGGCTGACTTTGAAGATGCGAAAGACAAGATCTACATGGGTCCCGAGCGTAAATCGATGATCATCCGCGAGGAAGAGCGTCGCAACACGGCTTACCATGAGTCCGGTCACGCCGTCGTCGCCAAACTGCTGCCGAAGGCCGATCCCGTGCATAAAGTGACGATCATGCCGCGCGGCTGGGCCCTGGGCCTGACCTGGCAGCTGCCGGAGCACGACAACTTGTCCGCCTACAAGGACAAGATGCTGGAAGAAATTTCCATCCTGTTCGGCGGCCGTATTGCCGAAGAGATTTTCGTGGGGCAGATGTCCACCGGCGCGTCGAACGACTTCTCGCGCGCCACCAAGCTGGCCCGTTCCATGGTGACCCGCTTCGGCATGTCCGACAGCATGGGCGTGATGGTCTACGAAGACAGCGAAAACGAAGGTTTCTTCGGTGGCGCCACCAAGACGATCTCGGAAGCGACCCAGCAAAAGGTCGATGCTGAAATCCGCAACATTCTCGACAAGCAATATGCTTTGGCGCGCACCTTGCTGGAAGGCAACCGCGACAAGGTCGAAATGATGACGAAAGCCTTGCTGGAATGGGAAACCATTGATGCAGAGCAAATCAATGACATCATGGCCGGCCTGGAGCCGCGTCCACCGAAAGTCATTCCGCCACGCCGCAATGCGGGCGACAGCGGCACGGGCGGCATCTCGCCAAACGTGACGGCACCAGCCTGA
- a CDS encoding RlmE family RNA methyltransferase has product MAKKKLNKNWLHDHINDPYVKLAQKEGYRARAAYKLKEIDEDEKLIKPGQVIVDLGCTPGSWAQYTRRKLAGKDGGGVNGTLIGLDMLEMEPIADFHFIQGDFREARVLRQLEVVLQGRKVDLVLSDMAPNLSGIATADAARMEHLIDLAIEFSQLHLKPSGVLLVKCFKDMGFSQIVEKFRAEFKVVVQKKPKASRDKSSEIFLMGRGIKNPLKNAVEEDDPALDI; this is encoded by the coding sequence ATGGCAAAGAAGAAATTAAACAAAAACTGGTTGCACGACCACATAAATGATCCTTATGTGAAGTTGGCGCAAAAAGAGGGCTACCGCGCCCGGGCAGCATACAAGCTCAAAGAAATCGATGAAGACGAGAAACTGATCAAACCTGGCCAGGTGATTGTCGACCTTGGTTGTACTCCCGGCAGCTGGGCCCAGTACACGCGGCGCAAGCTGGCCGGCAAGGATGGCGGCGGGGTCAATGGTACCCTGATTGGCCTGGACATGCTGGAAATGGAGCCGATCGCCGATTTCCACTTCATCCAGGGCGACTTCCGCGAAGCGCGCGTATTGCGCCAGCTGGAAGTGGTGTTGCAAGGCCGCAAGGTCGATCTGGTCCTGTCGGACATGGCGCCCAACCTGTCGGGCATTGCCACGGCGGATGCCGCGCGCATGGAACATCTGATCGACCTGGCCATCGAATTTTCGCAATTGCACCTGAAGCCGTCTGGCGTATTGCTGGTGAAATGCTTTAAAGACATGGGTTTCAGCCAGATCGTGGAGAAATTCCGTGCTGAATTCAAGGTCGTGGTACAGAAAAAGCCGAAGGCCAGCCGCGATAAATCGTCGGAAATCTTCCTGATGGGCCGTGGAATCAAGAATCCGCTGAAAAATGCCGTAGAAGAAGATGATCCCGCCCTTGATATTTGA
- the glmM gene encoding phosphoglucosamine mutase: MTRKYFGTDGIRGLVGTAPITPDFVMRLGYAAGKVLAKSEGGKARPTVLIGKDTRISGYMLEAALEAGLSAAGVDVMLAGPMPTPAIAYLTRALRLSAGVVISASHNPYHDNGIKFFSGQGTKLPDSVELEIEAALDEPMACVASDKLGRAKRLDDAQGRYIEFCKSTFPNELDLRGLKIVVDCAHGAAYHIAPHVFHELGAEVIAIGNKPDGFNINAGFGATATKAMAEAVVEHGADLGIALDGDADRLIMCDATGRLYNGDELLYVMVKDRLATGPVAGAVGTLMTNMALEVLFKQQGIGFARAKVGDRYVLEVMKEKGWILGGEGSGHLLCLDRHTTGDGIVSALQVLSALKRSGQSLQQCLAELVLFPQTLINLRVAPGFDWQKNAAMVAEKELVEAELGDTGRVLIRASGTEPLIRVMVEAKDKEKAESMARRIADKVGS; encoded by the coding sequence ATGACGCGTAAATATTTTGGCACCGATGGCATCCGCGGCCTGGTGGGCACCGCTCCGATCACCCCCGATTTCGTCATGCGCCTCGGTTATGCGGCCGGCAAGGTGCTGGCCAAGTCGGAGGGCGGCAAGGCGCGTCCGACGGTACTGATCGGCAAGGACACGCGCATTTCCGGCTACATGCTGGAAGCGGCGCTGGAAGCGGGCCTGTCGGCCGCCGGCGTGGATGTGATGCTGGCCGGCCCCATGCCGACGCCGGCGATCGCTTACCTGACGCGGGCGCTGCGCCTGTCGGCTGGTGTGGTCATTTCCGCCTCGCACAATCCGTATCACGACAATGGCATCAAGTTCTTTTCCGGCCAGGGCACCAAGCTGCCCGACAGCGTGGAACTGGAAATCGAAGCGGCGCTCGACGAGCCCATGGCTTGCGTGGCGTCGGACAAGCTGGGCCGCGCCAAGCGCCTCGACGATGCCCAGGGCCGCTACATCGAATTTTGCAAGAGTACCTTCCCGAACGAGCTGGACTTGCGCGGCCTGAAGATCGTCGTCGATTGCGCGCATGGCGCCGCCTACCATATCGCGCCGCACGTCTTCCATGAACTGGGCGCGGAAGTCATCGCCATCGGCAACAAGCCCGATGGCTTCAACATCAACGCGGGCTTTGGCGCCACGGCAACCAAGGCCATGGCCGAAGCCGTCGTCGAGCACGGCGCGGACCTGGGCATCGCCCTCGACGGCGATGCCGACCGCCTGATCATGTGCGACGCCACGGGCCGCTTGTACAACGGCGACGAATTGTTGTACGTCATGGTCAAGGACCGCCTGGCGACGGGTCCCGTGGCCGGCGCCGTCGGCACGTTGATGACGAATATGGCGCTGGAAGTGCTGTTCAAGCAGCAGGGCATCGGCTTTGCGCGCGCCAAGGTGGGCGACCGCTACGTGCTGGAAGTCATGAAGGAAAAGGGCTGGATACTGGGCGGCGAGGGCTCGGGCCATTTGCTGTGCCTGGACCGCCACACGACGGGCGACGGCATCGTCTCTGCGCTGCAAGTATTGTCCGCGCTCAAGCGCAGCGGCCAAAGCCTGCAGCAATGCCTGGCCGAACTGGTGCTGTTCCCGCAAACCCTGATCAATCTGCGCGTGGCGCCCGGTTTCGACTGGCAGAAGAATGCTGCCATGGTGGCCGAGAAGGAACTGGTCGAGGCCGAACTGGGCGACACGGGCCGCGTGCTGATCCGCGCTTCGGGCACCGAACCGCTGATCCGCGTGATGGTGGAGGCGAAGGACAAGGAGAAGGCCGAGTCGATGGCGCGCCGCATCGCCGACAAGGTCGGCAGCTGA
- a CDS encoding PEP-CTERM sorting domain-containing protein has protein sequence MKSIKSIAVKASMLAAMTVLASAAQAATWVDVGPASGFVIAGSTVTYSPSPALEVKYYDDNLVPQSPSDIQGYINGVFGSSLGAAVSYCDSATSGCTAGTTAGLSGGVNSYTSAAAYDYLAIHFGQGELVFHWAAPVAAGTTFTVAGLPKDLSNYRAFISAVPEPETYAMLLAGLGLLGFLARRRQGK, from the coding sequence ATGAAAAGCATAAAAAGCATTGCCGTCAAGGCATCCATGCTGGCCGCAATGACCGTACTGGCAAGTGCAGCGCAAGCGGCCACCTGGGTCGATGTGGGGCCGGCCAGCGGTTTCGTCATTGCCGGCAGCACCGTCACCTATTCGCCATCACCGGCATTGGAGGTGAAATATTATGACGATAATCTGGTGCCGCAGAGCCCCTCGGACATCCAGGGCTACATCAATGGCGTGTTCGGCAGCAGCCTGGGCGCCGCCGTTTCGTATTGCGACAGCGCCACTTCGGGCTGCACTGCCGGCACCACGGCAGGCCTGAGCGGCGGGGTCAATTCCTATACGAGCGCGGCCGCCTATGACTATCTGGCCATCCACTTCGGCCAGGGCGAACTGGTGTTCCACTGGGCCGCGCCAGTGGCTGCCGGCACCACGTTCACGGTGGCGGGCCTGCCCAAGGACCTGAGCAACTACAGGGCCTTCATTTCCGCCGTGCCGGAACCTGAAACCTATGCCATGCTGCTCGCCGGCCTGGGCCTGCTGGGCTTCCTGGCACGCCGCCGCCAGGGAAAGTAA
- the greA gene encoding transcription elongation factor GreA translates to MTSVPLTKYGAELLKEELHHLKTKERRIVIDAIAEARSHGDLSENAEYDAAKERQAFVEGRIAELEGKLGAAQIIDPTALDAEGRVVFASTVNLEDLESGQKVTYQIVGLDEADLKMNKVSVTSPIARALIGKYAGDVVEVQAPSGPREYEILEVLYI, encoded by the coding sequence ATGACCTCAGTCCCATTGACCAAATACGGCGCAGAACTCCTGAAGGAAGAGCTGCATCATTTGAAGACCAAGGAACGCCGCATCGTCATCGATGCGATCGCCGAAGCGCGTTCGCACGGAGATTTGTCGGAAAACGCCGAGTACGATGCCGCCAAGGAACGCCAGGCCTTCGTCGAAGGCCGCATCGCCGAGCTCGAAGGCAAGCTGGGCGCAGCGCAAATCATCGACCCGACCGCGCTCGACGCGGAAGGCCGCGTGGTGTTTGCCTCGACCGTGAACCTGGAAGACCTGGAATCGGGCCAGAAAGTCACGTACCAGATCGTGGGCCTCGATGAAGCCGACCTGAAAATGAACAAGGTGTCCGTGACGTCCCCGATCGCCCGCGCGCTGATCGGCAAGTACGCCGGCGACGTGGTGGAAGTGCAGGCGCCGTCCGGCCCGCGCGAATACGAGATCCTGGAAGTACTGTACATCTGA
- a CDS encoding GbsR/MarR family transcriptional regulator codes for MTPLILTFVSHFGEMGSRWGFNRTVGQVYALLFVAEHPLHADEIAEHLSFSRSNVSIGLKELQGWGLIRQSRIPGDRREYFSSLGDVWQIFRVVAAERRRREVAPTLTVLREALLAPATEPVDQYAQERMREMYELVDLANTWFDDLQRLSPESMAQLMKMGAKVQKLLNAKDRLFGVSNNSD; via the coding sequence ATGACGCCGCTGATCCTGACCTTCGTCAGCCATTTCGGCGAGATGGGCAGCCGCTGGGGCTTTAACCGCACGGTGGGGCAAGTGTACGCCTTGTTGTTTGTCGCGGAGCATCCTTTGCACGCGGATGAAATCGCGGAGCACCTGAGTTTTTCGCGCTCGAACGTGAGCATCGGCCTGAAGGAATTGCAGGGCTGGGGCTTGATCCGCCAGTCGCGCATCCCCGGCGACCGGCGCGAATATTTTTCCTCGCTGGGCGACGTGTGGCAAATCTTCCGCGTGGTGGCCGCCGAGCGCCGCCGCCGCGAGGTGGCCCCTACCCTGACGGTGCTGCGCGAAGCGCTGCTGGCGCCGGCCACGGAACCCGTGGATCAATATGCCCAGGAGCGCATGCGCGAAATGTATGAACTGGTCGACCTGGCCAACACCTGGTTCGACGACTTGCAGCGCCTGTCGCCCGAATCGATGGCGCAACTGATGAAAATGGGCGCCAAGGTACAAAAGCTGCTCAACGCCAAGGATCGCCTGTTTGGCGTCAGCAACAACAGCGACTGA
- the carB gene encoding carbamoyl-phosphate synthase large subunit has translation MPKRLDIKSILIIGAGPIVIGQACEFDYSGAQACKALREEGYKVILVNSNPATIMTDPEMADVTYIEPITWSVVERIIAKERPDAILPTMGGQTALNCALDLFNNGVLAKYNVELIGASPEAIDKAEDRSKFKDAMTKIGLGSARSGVAHSMEESWAVQRTLGFPTIIRPSFTMGGSGGGIAYNEEEFETICKRGLEASPTKELLIEESLLGWKEYEMEVVRDKADNCIIICSIENLDPMGVHTGDSITVAPAQTLTDKEYQIMRNASLAVLREIGVDTGGSNVQFSINPVDGRMIVIEMNPRVSRSSALASKATGFPIAKIAAKLAVGFTLDELRNEITGGATPASFEPSIDYVVTKIPRFTFEKFPTADHHLTTQMKSVGEVMAIGRTFQESFQKALRGLEVGVDGMNEKTKDREKIEEELGEPGPERIWYVGDAFAQGFTLEEVHQLTKIDPWFLIQIKEIVDLELWLDTQKLENLDKNTLYKLKQKGFSDRRLGFLLQTTDTAVRQQRHALNIRPVYKRVDTCAAEFSTDTAYMYSTYDEECESNPTDKKKIMVLGGGPNRIGQGIEFDYCCVHAALAMREDGYETIMVNCNPETVSTDYDTSDRLYFESLTLEDVLEIVAIEKPVGVIVQYGGQTPLKLALDLEANGVPIIGTSPDMIDAAEDRERFQQMLHKLELRQPPNRTARTEADALALAQEIGYPLVVRPSYVLGGRAMEIVHEQRDLERYMREAVKVSHDSPVLLDRFLNDAIECDVDCISDGETTFIGGVMEHIEQAGVHSGDSACSLPPYSLAPETIEELKRQTALMAKGLNVVGLMNVQFAIQKQEIDGAMKDVVFVLEVNPRASRTVPFVSKATGLQLAKIAARCMVGQSLASQGITQEVVPPYFSVKEAVFPFVKFPGVDTILGPEMKSTGEVMGVGLTFGEAFVKSQLGAGVNLPKSGKVFISVKASDKPRAVQVARDLVESGFTVVATKGTAAVIAAAGIAVTPVNKVIEGRPHVVDMIKNHEIVLVINTVEEKRSAIVDSRAIRTSALASRVTTYTTIAGAEAAVEGIRHLDELRVYDLQGLHKTLN, from the coding sequence ATGCCTAAACGTTTAGATATCAAAAGTATTCTGATTATTGGCGCTGGCCCGATCGTGATCGGCCAGGCCTGCGAATTCGATTATTCCGGCGCGCAAGCGTGCAAGGCCCTGCGCGAAGAGGGCTATAAAGTCATCCTGGTCAACAGCAATCCTGCGACCATCATGACGGACCCGGAAATGGCCGACGTGACCTACATCGAACCGATCACCTGGTCGGTTGTCGAGCGCATCATCGCCAAGGAGCGTCCTGACGCCATCCTGCCGACGATGGGCGGCCAGACGGCGCTGAACTGCGCGCTGGACCTGTTCAACAATGGCGTGCTGGCGAAATACAACGTCGAGCTGATCGGCGCATCGCCGGAAGCCATCGACAAGGCCGAAGACCGTTCCAAGTTCAAGGACGCGATGACGAAGATCGGCCTCGGTTCGGCACGCTCGGGCGTGGCGCACTCGATGGAAGAATCGTGGGCCGTGCAGCGCACCCTGGGCTTCCCGACCATCATCCGTCCATCGTTCACCATGGGCGGTTCCGGCGGCGGCATCGCCTACAACGAAGAAGAATTCGAAACCATCTGCAAGCGCGGCCTGGAAGCATCGCCGACGAAAGAGCTGCTGATCGAAGAATCGTTGCTGGGCTGGAAAGAGTACGAGATGGAAGTGGTGCGCGACAAGGCGGACAACTGCATCATCATCTGCTCGATCGAAAACCTCGACCCGATGGGCGTGCACACGGGCGACTCCATCACGGTTGCGCCAGCGCAAACCCTGACGGACAAGGAATACCAGATCATGCGCAATGCCAGTCTGGCAGTGCTGCGCGAGATCGGCGTCGACACCGGCGGCTCGAACGTGCAATTCTCGATCAACCCTGTCGATGGCCGCATGATCGTCATCGAGATGAACCCGCGCGTATCGCGTTCGTCGGCGCTGGCATCGAAAGCGACGGGTTTTCCGATCGCCAAGATCGCCGCCAAGCTGGCCGTCGGTTTCACCCTGGACGAGCTGCGCAATGAAATCACGGGCGGCGCCACGCCGGCATCGTTCGAACCGTCGATCGATTACGTCGTCACGAAGATTCCCCGTTTCACGTTCGAGAAATTCCCGACCGCCGACCACCACCTGACGACGCAGATGAAATCCGTCGGCGAAGTGATGGCCATCGGCCGTACCTTCCAGGAATCGTTCCAGAAAGCCTTGCGCGGCCTGGAAGTGGGCGTGGACGGCATGAACGAAAAGACCAAGGACCGTGAAAAGATCGAAGAAGAACTGGGCGAGCCTGGTCCTGAGCGCATCTGGTACGTGGGCGACGCGTTTGCCCAAGGTTTTACTTTGGAAGAAGTGCACCAGCTGACCAAGATCGACCCATGGTTCCTGATCCAGATCAAGGAAATCGTCGACCTGGAACTGTGGCTCGATACGCAGAAGCTGGAAAACCTGGACAAGAACACCCTGTACAAGTTGAAACAGAAGGGCTTCTCGGACCGCCGCCTGGGTTTCCTGTTGCAGACGACCGACACGGCCGTGCGCCAGCAGCGCCATGCGCTGAACATCCGTCCCGTCTACAAGCGCGTCGACACGTGCGCGGCGGAATTCTCGACCGACACGGCGTACATGTATTCCACGTACGACGAAGAGTGCGAATCGAATCCGACCGACAAGAAAAAGATCATGGTGCTGGGCGGTGGCCCGAACCGTATCGGCCAGGGTATCGAGTTTGACTATTGCTGCGTCCACGCGGCCCTCGCCATGCGCGAAGACGGCTACGAAACCATCATGGTCAATTGCAACCCAGAAACGGTTTCGACCGACTACGATACCTCGGACCGCCTGTACTTTGAATCGCTGACGCTGGAAGACGTGCTGGAAATCGTCGCCATCGAAAAACCGGTGGGCGTGATCGTGCAGTACGGCGGTCAGACGCCATTGAAACTGGCGCTGGACCTGGAAGCGAATGGCGTACCGATCATCGGCACCTCGCCCGACATGATCGACGCGGCCGAAGACCGCGAGCGTTTCCAGCAGATGCTGCACAAGCTGGAACTGCGCCAGCCGCCTAACCGCACCGCGCGCACGGAAGCCGACGCCCTGGCGCTGGCGCAGGAAATCGGCTACCCGCTGGTCGTGCGTCCATCGTACGTGCTGGGCGGTCGCGCCATGGAAATCGTCCACGAGCAACGCGACCTCGAGCGCTACATGCGCGAAGCCGTCAAGGTCTCGCACGATTCGCCGGTGCTGCTGGACCGCTTCCTGAACGACGCCATCGAGTGCGACGTCGATTGCATCTCCGACGGCGAAACGACGTTCATTGGCGGCGTAATGGAACACATCGAACAGGCTGGCGTCCACTCGGGCGACTCGGCTTGCTCCTTGCCGCCGTATTCGCTGGCACCGGAAACCATTGAAGAACTGAAACGCCAGACGGCGCTGATGGCCAAGGGTTTGAACGTGGTCGGCCTGATGAACGTGCAGTTCGCGATCCAGAAGCAAGAGATCGATGGCGCAATGAAAGATGTCGTCTTCGTGCTGGAAGTCAATCCACGCGCGTCGCGCACCGTGCCTTTCGTCTCGAAAGCCACGGGTCTGCAACTGGCGAAGATCGCCGCGCGCTGCATGGTCGGCCAGTCGCTGGCGTCGCAAGGCATCACGCAGGAAGTCGTGCCGCCATATTTCAGCGTCAAGGAAGCCGTGTTCCCGTTCGTCAAGTTCCCGGGCGTGGACACCATCCTCGGCCCTGAAATGAAATCGACGGGCGAAGTCATGGGCGTGGGCCTGACCTTCGGCGAAGCGTTTGTGAAATCGCAACTGGGCGCCGGCGTCAACCTGCCAAAATCGGGCAAGGTTTTCATCAGCGTGAAAGCGTCGGACAAGCCGCGCGCCGTGCAAGTGGCGCGCGACCTGGTCGAGTCCGGTTTCACCGTGGTCGCCACCAAGGGCACCGCCGCCGTGATTGCTGCTGCCGGCATCGCCGTCACGCCAGTGAACAAGGTGATCGAAGGCCGTCCGCACGTGGTCGACATGATCAAGAACCATGAAATCGTGCTGGTAATCAACACCGTGGAAGAAAAGCGCAGCGCCATCGTCGATTCGCGGGCCATCCGCACGTCGGCCCTGGCCTCGCGCGTGACGACCTACACGACCATCGCGGGCGCGGAAGCGGCCGTCGAAGGCATCCGCCATCTGGATGAGTTGCGTGTGTATGATTTGCAAGGTCTGCACAAGACCTTGAACTAA